Proteins encoded in a region of the Salmo trutta chromosome 34, fSalTru1.1, whole genome shotgun sequence genome:
- the tmem42b gene encoding transmembrane protein 42 produces MFPGVFYALLAGFLGAVASSSAKLSLGADYLKGVCETGLRTWGEQRKFRQPDETTACDWLHIPLRLLCGGLLFTCNAVMWTFLAKALRYSSSSTRTTVTTTASNFVSSAFLGQLIFGETHIALWWVGISLTFSGLLVLQRAAPNDRARKDE; encoded by the exons ATGTTCCCCGGCGTTTTCTATGCGCTCCTGGCGGGGTTTCTCGGGGCTGTCGCATCTTCATCTGCAAAGCTGTCACTTGGTGCCGATTACCTTAAAGGTGTATGTGAAACGGGGCTACGAACATGGGGAGAGCAGCGGAAATTTAGACAACCGGACGAAACTACCGCATGTGACTGG cTACACATCCCCCTGAGGCTTCTTTGTGGGGGGCTGCTCTTCACTTGTAATGCTGTGATGTGGACATTCCTCGCTAAGGCTCTCAggtactcttcctcctccacccgaACCACTGTGACCACCACCGCTTCCAACTTCGTATCTTCC gcctttttggggcAGCTTATCTTCGGGGAGACCCACATTGCGTTGTGGTGGGTGGGAATCTCCCTCACGTTTTCTGGCCTCCTGGTGCTTCAGAGGGCAGCCCCCAATGACCGAGCCAGGAAGGACGAATGA
- the zdhhc3b gene encoding palmitoyltransferase ZDHHC3 produces MKKSPAHRCRDIERQAGYLQPEHCAPPLTRPRSDAMWFIRDCCGIVCGVITWCLVFYAEFVVLFVMLLPAKNLLYSLINGALFSTLAFLALASHARAMCTDPGAVPKGNATKEFIESLQLKPGQVVYKCPKCCSIKPDRAHHCSVCKRCIKKMDHHCPWVNNCVGEKNQKFFVLFTMYIALISLHALVMVAFHFIFCFESDWTKCSTFSPPATVILLIFLCFEGLLFLIFTSVMFGTQVHSICTDETGIEQLKKEERRWVKRTKWMNMRVVFGHPFSIAWLSPFATPDHGKADYYQYVV; encoded by the exons ATGAAGAAGAGCCCGGCGCACCGTTGCAGGGACATCGAGAGGCAAGCCGGTTACCTGCAGCCCGAGCACTGCGCCCCTCCCCTGACCCGCCCCCGCTCCGACGCCATGTGGTTCATCCGCGACTGCTGCGGCATCGTGTGCGGCGTCATCACCTGGTGCCTGGTCTTCTACGCCGAGTTCGTGGTGCTCTTCGTCATGCTGCTGCCCGCCAAGAACCTGCTCTATAGTCTAATCAACGGGGCACTGTTCAGTACCCTCGCCTTCCTCGCTCTGGCTTCGCACGCCCGGGCCATGTGCACAGACCCG GGTGCGGTGCCTAAAGGGAACGCCACCAAGGAGTTTATCGAGAGCCTGCAGCTCAAGCCCGGTCAGGTGGTCTACAAATGTCCCAAGTGCTGCAGCATAAAGCCTGACAGAGCTCACCACtgcag TGTGTGTAAACGCTGTATCAAGAAGATGGACCACCATTGCCCATGGGTCAACAACTGCGTAGGAGAGAAGAACCAGAAATTCTTTGTGCTTTTCACA ATGTACATTGCACTGATATCCCTCCATGCCCTGGTGATGGTGGCCTTCCATTTTATCTTCTGCTTTGAGTCAGACTGGACGA AGTGCAGTACATTCTCTCCTCCTGCGACCGtcatcctcctcatcttcctgtGCTTTGAGGGACTCCTCTTCCTCATTTTCACCTCAGTGATGTTTGGGACCCAGGTCCATTCCATCTGTACCGATGAGACG GGCATAGAGCAGTTgaaaaaggaggagagaagatggGTTAAAAGGACAAAGTGGATGAACATGAGGGTGGTATTTGGCCATCCGTTCTCTATAGCCTGGCTAAGTCCCTTTGCAACCCCCGACCACGGGAAGGCAGACTATTACCAGTACGTTGTCTGA